The Vespula vulgaris chromosome 3, iyVesVulg1.1, whole genome shotgun sequence DNA window tcAATTGATTCCTCTTTTATCATTTGTGCCTGTTCTGCATATAAAAAGGAGGATTTCAAGGTACAGTATTGTTCCCTTTCTTGTCTATATAGTAAAAGATCATGTAATGTGAAgtcaaaatatatacgtaaccCATCTGCTATTTCTCTGCATATGTTTACttcatttattgttttttctatgGAATTATTTGCTTTATTTCGTTGTGGTTTGTCTGgaatatttgttaattgaGTTGTAGTAAAATGCTGCACCCATGATTCCAGAATGTTTGAAACGGTTGGTTGTGCAGGTAATACAGCTAACTAAAAAATGTCCagagattttaaaaataataaatataattgaaatatgtatatgaggATACATGAATAGAGATATTACCTTGTTTTTACTAGTGATTAAATCATGATCCAAATCCAAGATTCTTTTCAGGGTGGTACCTATATCAAGATCAACTCCTGGTTTAACACTTGCACCAGACTGACTTCCTCCACCACTACCTTCATCGTCGCTACTTTCACCAACATAGTCTGAACTACTCTCACTATCTTCTTCTGTAATAACTTCCTGTAAGTGGAAAATGTAAAACATATTTTCCAGtctaataatatcgttatcaaagataaaagaataataccTCTGTGTCATAATCAGCCTGTTGTCCAGAACTACCATCTTCAGAAGATCCAGTAGTAGCTGAAGTAGCTCTACTGCCACCACTTCGTGCTCTCCGTCGTGGTTCTTGATTTTCTGATTCGTTTAGACGATCTGATAATTTGTGACTTCTTTTCTTACGTTCTCGGCGATATAAGTAGGCTCCCCTTATTTAGATAGatgaatttttgaataaattttgaagAGTGTGAAAAAGTTACAACTACATTTCAGatctacataaataatatttatgataaatattaaggaattataaaatgttgatTTTTAATGTAGTAGATATATACAGTTGAAGTTGAGCTTTTTGTGCAAGGTCTCTCTGAAGTTGACGATTTTCTTCTGTGTCTTTTAGAACGTATTCTTCTGTCACACATCGATCCCATGAAGAGTTCCATCCCTACATAAAACAAATATCTTAAGATAcaacaaaatacaaataatgtCGTAATGAACATTTTAAGTTTCTCACTTGAAAATGTATCAAATATTCGACTGCTTTTCTTCCACGTtgatctttattaattataacatcTAAGACCTACAAATAgttatatacacattatatatttaacgtaTTCTGATAAAGATTTTCCTACCTTAGAATCATATAACACTTTAGCTTTCGTAGGATCAGGCTCATAACAGAGTACTTTTTCACCATcacaaaa harbors:
- the LOC127062508 gene encoding male-specific lethal 3 homolog isoform X3, with amino-acid sequence MVSTRGPKFKFCDGEKVLCYEPDPTKAKVLYDSKGWNSSWDRCVTEEYVLKDTEENRQLQRDLAQKAQLQLGAYLYRRERKKRSHKLSDRLNESENQEPRRRARSGGSRATSATTGSSEDGSSGQQADYDTEEVITEEDSESSSDYVGESSDDEGSGGGSQSGASVKPGVDLDIGTTLKRILDLDHDLITSKNKLAVLPAQPTVSNILESWVQHFTTTQLTNIPDKPQRNKANNSIEKTINEVNICREIADGLRIYFDFTLHDLLLYRQEREQYCTLKSSFLYAEQAQMIKEESIENVEISIKEEFEDTEYAHLPPFQEHEQDMESTSKNTINSKRRLRSYRVGSVDENRQLRSFDDLKTDPGNLSSIASTSSRCSSPRGVTLRMPIITSAQINALLQQSNKWRLIPDSSICGNNTPNPSTYYGAIHLTRLFVILPDLLQSADIPNKKLKLLMKYLDMFLSYLEMHREWFGEQFYMQIDNQSMIQASSS
- the LOC127062508 gene encoding male-specific lethal 3 homolog isoform X2, whose product is MVSTRGPKFKFCDGEKVLCYEPDPTKAKVLYDSKVLDVIINKDQRGRKAVEYLIHFQGWNSSWDRCVTEEYVLKDTEENRQLQRDLAQKAQLQLGAYLYRRERKKRSHKLSDRLNESENQEPRRRARSGGSRATSATTGSSEDGSSGQQADYDTEEVITEEDSESSSDYVGESSDDEGSGGGSQSGASVKPGVDLDIGTTLKRILDLDHDLITSKNKLAVLPAQPTVSNILESWVQHFTTTQLTNIPDKPQRNKANNSIEKTINEVNICREIADGLRIYFDFTLHDLLLYRQEREQYCTLKSSFLYAEQAQMIKEESIENVEISIKEEFEDTEYAHLPPFQEHEQDMESTSKNTINSKRRLRSYRVGSVDENRQLRSFDDLKTDPGNLSSIASTSSRCSSPRGVTLRMPIITSAQINALLQQSNKWRLIPDSSICVILPDLLQSADIPNKKLKLLMKYLDMFLSYLEMHREWFGEQFYMQIDNQSMIQASSS
- the LOC127062508 gene encoding male-specific lethal 3 homolog isoform X1, whose product is MVSTRGPKFKFCDGEKVLCYEPDPTKAKVLYDSKVLDVIINKDQRGRKAVEYLIHFQGWNSSWDRCVTEEYVLKDTEENRQLQRDLAQKAQLQLGAYLYRRERKKRSHKLSDRLNESENQEPRRRARSGGSRATSATTGSSEDGSSGQQADYDTEEVITEEDSESSSDYVGESSDDEGSGGGSQSGASVKPGVDLDIGTTLKRILDLDHDLITSKNKLAVLPAQPTVSNILESWVQHFTTTQLTNIPDKPQRNKANNSIEKTINEVNICREIADGLRIYFDFTLHDLLLYRQEREQYCTLKSSFLYAEQAQMIKEESIENVEISIKEEFEDTEYAHLPPFQEHEQDMESTSKNTINSKRRLRSYRVGSVDENRQLRSFDDLKTDPGNLSSIASTSSRCSSPRGVTLRMPIITSAQINALLQQSNKWRLIPDSSICGNNTPNPSTYYGAIHLTRLFVILPDLLQSADIPNKKLKLLMKYLDMFLSYLEMHREWFGEQFYMQIDNQSMIQASSS